The Deltaproteobacteria bacterium genome has a window encoding:
- a CDS encoding RluA family pseudouridine synthase has translation MTPNGPRGTHRLTVPADRAGERLDRYLPEAIPGISRARGQRLIEEGNVRLAGEIVRPSTRLKGGEPIIVVVPPPVPLDMMAEDLPLRVLYEDAHLLVVEKPAGMVVHPAPGHPSGTLVNALLGRSDTLSGIGGVSRPGIVHRLDRDTSGVLVVAKTDAAHGTLSARFAAHAMDRKYHGIVFGRPPLDKGTVSTRIGRHPVHRKKMAVLPAGGREAVTRYRRLETFGPFSLLEFRLETGRTHQVRVHCAHLGCPIVGDDVYGRSRKIPLGKGTSARTVTVSRFLLHAFHLAFPHPVTGEPLSFTIPDPPEF, from the coding sequence GTGACCCCGAACGGGCCGCGCGGGACCCACCGGCTGACCGTTCCGGCCGACCGGGCGGGGGAACGCCTCGACCGGTACCTTCCGGAGGCGATCCCGGGGATCTCCCGGGCGCGCGGGCAGCGGTTGATCGAGGAGGGGAACGTCCGGCTGGCGGGAGAGATCGTGCGTCCGTCGACCCGCCTGAAGGGCGGGGAACCGATCATCGTCGTCGTCCCTCCGCCCGTCCCCCTCGACATGATGGCGGAGGATCTTCCCCTCCGTGTGCTGTATGAAGACGCCCACCTGCTGGTCGTCGAAAAACCTGCCGGCATGGTGGTTCACCCCGCGCCGGGGCACCCCAGCGGAACCCTCGTGAACGCGCTCCTTGGCCGCTCCGACACCCTGTCAGGGATCGGGGGCGTTTCCCGCCCGGGGATCGTCCACCGGCTCGATCGTGACACCTCCGGGGTTCTCGTGGTCGCGAAGACCGACGCCGCCCACGGGACGCTGTCCGCGCGGTTTGCCGCCCACGCGATGGACCGGAAGTACCATGGGATCGTCTTCGGACGCCCGCCTTTGGACAAGGGGACCGTGTCGACGCGGATCGGGAGGCACCCCGTCCACCGGAAAAAGATGGCGGTGCTCCCGGCGGGGGGACGGGAGGCCGTCACCCGCTACCGGCGGCTCGAAACGTTCGGCCCCTTCTCCCTTCTCGAGTTCCGGCTGGAGACGGGACGCACCCACCAGGTGCGGGTGCACTGCGCCCACCTCGGCTGCCCGATCGTCGGAGACGACGTGTACGGAAGGTCGCGGAAGATCCCCCTCGGAAAGGGGACGTCCGCGCGGACGGTGACCGTCTCCCGGTTTCTCCTGCACGCGTTCCACCTGGCGTTCCCGCATCCGGTCACCGGGGAGCCGCTCTCCTTCACCATCCCCGACCCGCCGGAGTTCG